From the genome of Candidatus Ancaeobacter aquaticus, one region includes:
- a CDS encoding acyl-CoA dehydrogenase family protein, translated as MEHFFNEQQQYIKEIAEKIAREKIAPIAIECDEKEEMPWDIVKILAKSDLFAVYIPEEFGGLGGGCLDLCIAVEELSKACGGISLSLAATALGTYPILLSGSHEQKQKFLPDLAKGSKLAAFCITEAGAGSDASAIKTVATRDGDSYILNGSKQWITNGGEAEIYTVIAMTDKNRGARGASAFVVEKGTPGLSFGKKEKKMGIRASMTREVIFEDVKIPKENLLGKEGRGFMVAMGTFDHSRPGVAAQALGIAQGAIDDAIKYGRERHQFGKPIISFQGLQFMLADMTTQVEAARALVYAVARTVDAGVKSFSKESAMAKMYASDVAMKVTTDAVQLLGGYGYMREYPMEKRMRDAKITQIYEGTNQVQRAIIAGQLIKESAAKK; from the coding sequence ATGGAGCATTTTTTTAATGAGCAGCAACAATATATCAAAGAAATAGCGGAAAAAATAGCACGTGAAAAGATTGCTCCTATAGCAATTGAGTGTGATGAAAAAGAAGAAATGCCATGGGATATTGTAAAAATATTAGCTAAATCAGACCTGTTTGCTGTGTATATTCCGGAAGAATTTGGTGGTTTGGGTGGTGGTTGCCTAGATCTTTGTATAGCCGTTGAAGAATTAAGTAAGGCATGTGGGGGTATCTCTCTTTCACTTGCGGCAACAGCACTCGGAACCTATCCGATTCTCCTTTCTGGCAGTCATGAACAAAAACAAAAATTTCTCCCCGATTTAGCGAAAGGTTCTAAACTTGCTGCATTTTGTATAACTGAAGCTGGTGCGGGAAGTGATGCCAGCGCAATTAAAACAGTTGCGACAAGAGATGGTGATTCATACATCTTAAATGGCTCAAAACAGTGGATCACCAACGGCGGTGAGGCTGAGATCTATACCGTTATTGCGATGACTGATAAGAACAGAGGTGCACGTGGTGCTAGTGCGTTTGTTGTTGAAAAAGGTACCCCTGGACTTTCATTTGGTAAGAAAGAAAAGAAAATGGGTATCCGTGCTTCAATGACCCGTGAAGTGATTTTTGAAGATGTGAAGATCCCGAAAGAAAATCTCTTAGGTAAAGAAGGTAGAGGTTTTATGGTCGCTATGGGAACATTCGATCATTCACGACCAGGTGTTGCTGCTCAAGCATTAGGTATTGCTCAAGGTGCGATTGATGATGCGATAAAATACGGGCGTGAAAGGCATCAGTTTGGCAAACCGATCATATCCTTCCAAGGTCTTCAGTTTATGTTAGCTGATATGACAACCCAGGTTGAAGCTGCTCGTGCATTGGTATATGCAGTTGCACGTACTGTTGATGCTGGTGTAAAATCGTTTTCAAAAGAGTCTGCAATGGCAAAAATGTATGCATCTGACGTAGCAATGAAGGTTACAACAGATGCTGTACAGCTGCTCGGTGGATACGGATATATGCGTGAATATCCGATGGAAAAAAGAATGAGAGACGCAAAGATTACTCAGATCTATGAAGGAACAAATCAGGTGCAGAGAGCTATTATAGCCGGGCAACTCATAAAAGAAAGTGCAGCAAAAAAATAA
- a CDS encoding electron transfer flavoprotein subunit beta/FixA family protein: MNVIVCIKQVPETTDVKINPETNTLYREGIPSIINPFDMYAIEEAIRIKEKCGGKVTVITMGPPQAEACLKEAVSLGADEAVLLTDKEFAGSDTWATSYALSMAIKKIKDYDIIICGKQAVDGDTAQVGPGIATWLDIPQITYVKKIDELKEGYIKAEQLAEEGYVVVESSLPMMLTVVKEINIPRLPSLKGKMKAKNVQVTKWTAQDLGADAKNLGLDGSPTMVKKIFSPPPKTGGKKLEGDAQQMVNDLMNDLVEKQIFV, from the coding sequence ATGAATGTGATAGTGTGTATTAAACAAGTGCCAGAAACAACAGATGTCAAAATTAATCCAGAAACAAATACGCTCTACAGAGAGGGTATTCCGAGTATCATCAATCCGTTTGATATGTATGCGATTGAAGAAGCAATTCGCATAAAAGAAAAATGTGGTGGTAAAGTTACCGTTATTACTATGGGGCCTCCACAAGCAGAGGCGTGCTTGAAAGAAGCGGTTTCTCTGGGTGCAGATGAAGCAGTCCTCCTTACTGATAAAGAGTTTGCCGGATCAGATACATGGGCAACAAGCTACGCGCTCAGTATGGCAATAAAGAAAATAAAAGACTATGATATTATCATATGTGGGAAACAAGCTGTTGACGGTGATACCGCACAGGTTGGACCGGGAATAGCGACATGGCTTGATATTCCGCAGATTACATATGTAAAAAAAATCGATGAACTTAAGGAAGGGTATATAAAGGCTGAGCAGCTTGCAGAAGAAGGATATGTTGTCGTTGAATCATCGTTGCCGATGATGTTGACCGTGGTAAAAGAAATAAATATACCACGATTGCCTTCCTTGAAAGGTAAAATGAAAGCAAAGAATGTTCAGGTTACAAAATGGACAGCTCAAGACCTTGGTGCAGACGCAAAAAATCTTGGATTAGATGGATCTCCGACCATGGTAAAAAAGATATTTTCACCGCCCCCAAAGACCGGTGGGAAAAAGCTTGAAGGTGACGCACAGCAGATGGTTAATGATCTGATGAACGATTTAGTGGAAAAGCAGATTTTTGTATAG
- a CDS encoding electron transfer flavoprotein subunit alpha: MALKNIVNTDKCVGCLLCEKGCLFDAIHVVDGKAVVDYEKCTLCGACIQACKFDALKIQVNRVSEINIDEYKNIWVFAEQKKGVLQSVVFELLGAGKKLAQDRNAKLCAVLIGKDIKDEAQKLIHSGADIVYVVDKPELEHHNDEPYAKIMDKLIKKHKPEVVLAGATTIGRSFIPRVAVMCHTGLTADCTSLDIDKETGHLMQTRPAFGGNIMATILTDINRPQMATVRHKVMKELEPDTSLTGEVIEESDITESDLSSRTKVLEVVDELEQTVNIAEADIIVSGGRGIKSPDNFKMIEELALVLGGAVGASRAAVDADWIPYSHQVGQTGKTVCPKVYIACGISGAIQHLVGMQSSDLIIAINKDPDAPIFHVSDYSIVGDVMEIVPLLTTKLKEVLKK; the protein is encoded by the coding sequence ATGGCTTTAAAAAATATTGTGAATACAGATAAATGTGTCGGGTGTCTGTTATGTGAAAAAGGATGTCTTTTTGACGCGATACATGTTGTTGACGGTAAGGCAGTTGTTGATTATGAAAAATGCACGTTATGCGGTGCATGTATACAAGCGTGTAAATTTGACGCGTTAAAGATACAGGTTAATCGTGTGAGCGAAATAAACATAGATGAATATAAAAACATCTGGGTTTTTGCGGAACAGAAAAAAGGTGTTTTGCAGTCAGTGGTGTTTGAGCTTCTTGGTGCGGGAAAGAAACTCGCTCAGGACAGGAATGCAAAATTATGCGCGGTATTGATAGGCAAGGACATAAAAGATGAAGCTCAAAAGCTTATTCATAGTGGTGCAGATATTGTATATGTCGTTGATAAACCAGAATTAGAGCATCATAATGATGAGCCGTACGCCAAGATAATGGATAAGCTCATCAAGAAGCATAAACCGGAAGTAGTATTAGCCGGTGCAACAACTATTGGGCGGTCATTTATTCCGCGTGTAGCTGTTATGTGTCATACAGGGCTTACTGCGGATTGTACATCGCTTGACATTGATAAAGAGACGGGTCATCTCATGCAAACGCGACCGGCGTTTGGCGGTAATATTATGGCAACCATTCTGACTGATATAAACAGGCCACAAATGGCAACTGTTCGCCATAAAGTTATGAAAGAGCTTGAGCCCGATACTTCGCTTACAGGTGAAGTAATAGAGGAAAGCGATATCACGGAAAGTGATCTTTCATCAAGGACAAAAGTTCTCGAGGTTGTTGATGAGCTTGAGCAGACGGTAAATATTGCTGAAGCTGATATTATTGTTTCGGGTGGTCGCGGGATAAAAAGTCCAGATAATTTTAAGATGATTGAGGAGCTTGCATTAGTACTTGGCGGTGCGGTAGGAGCATCACGTGCGGCAGTTGACGCTGATTGGATACCTTATTCACATCAGGTAGGCCAAACCGGTAAGACCGTGTGTCCAAAAGTGTACATTGCCTGCGGTATTTCAGGTGCCATACAGCATCTTGTTGGCATGCAGTCATCTGATCTCATTATTGCAATTAATAAAGATCCAGATGCGCCGATATTTCATGTAAGTGATTACAGTATTGTCGGTGATGTAATGGAAATTGTGCCGCTTCTTACTACGAAGTTGAAAGAAGTTTTGAAAAAATAA
- a CDS encoding ATP-binding protein, whose protein sequence is MKIYNKLIYSFLLLASLILFSSLFGIWNITRVNNSLNYVTSKAWIAATSSMQISIDVLTEIMANDPHLARNKKEMLRLYKLTQDSLQKNFRYLYKTGLADKKVVNNIKNLYYKLDVLQKRTSQIYIKRNKTKLQLDENAILWTRALEKFKNKISYIKKNASENFQTISGIIIDISILSLSERSELNNYLSGFISGEEYLIQSEGVKSSIKRRIEELSSLSYLSPDELHPIQNIYRETDILLARAYDQHKLYTALQTELNFNTLRLVESMKLIRNSMNAKMSEAANQGTQIAHSSKYYFILFTLISLAASLVIGLIVSKIITKPITVLRAATEKISQGKLSQKVVISSKDEIGELGKSFNIMTDKLMNFTDEVRTKNEELENTNKKVSHTNKELHTALDELQIKTVRLNTLNNELQKVSRHKSEFLANMGHELRTPMTAIIGYTKLVLKQLDDTLSDKHKKNLHNVLLSSEHLLTLINDILDLSKIEAGKMQLNFTSFDLRDVINTVLTMVKPIADEKNLTLIPDIPAELPTMYSESDKIRQILLNLIGNSVKFTQEGNITISVKIVKMTLIDQTHTDFALIDVKDTGIGISENDHELIFEDFRQSDGSITRKYGGTGLGLSISRKLARMVGGDITVKSTLGEGSTFSIHFPIDYEVEENLKNKLIRQDKLSKGFKTLVLAIDDNKEFLLTINKMLTGEGFDVVDAINGVEAISKAKTLLPNIIITDIILPKKSGWDVIEELRNDPKTVHIPIIIITILDRDELEKHIGYSEYLQKPIGKNILISTINKHVSQIKKTVLVIDSNPALSKKITTDLTKEGFLILNTSDTHKALELLSTHKPDLVLFDPELENNNGDKFFTTYSQNTTYTKTPLIIFTKRNFTHDERVQLDRYAFKIIRKDDSSLRNISEELLVTLKALST, encoded by the coding sequence ATGAAAATTTATAACAAGCTTATTTATAGTTTCTTGTTATTAGCTTCGTTGATTCTATTTTCCAGCCTGTTTGGGATATGGAATATTACACGTGTCAACAACAGCCTCAATTATGTAACATCTAAAGCCTGGATAGCAGCTACCTCTTCCATGCAGATCAGTATCGATGTCTTAACTGAAATTATGGCAAACGATCCGCACCTAGCACGAAACAAAAAAGAAATGCTCAGGCTCTACAAACTCACACAGGACAGCTTACAAAAGAATTTCCGGTATCTGTATAAAACAGGTCTTGCGGATAAAAAAGTTGTTAATAATATAAAAAATCTCTATTACAAACTTGACGTATTGCAAAAAAGAACCAGCCAAATATATATAAAGAGAAATAAAACAAAATTACAGCTCGATGAAAACGCCATTTTGTGGACCCGAGCGCTTGAAAAGTTTAAAAACAAAATATCTTATATAAAAAAGAATGCCTCTGAAAACTTTCAAACTATTTCAGGTATTATAATCGATATCAGCATACTCAGTCTTTCTGAACGTTCTGAGCTCAATAACTATCTTTCTGGTTTTATAAGCGGTGAAGAATACCTAATACAAAGCGAGGGGGTAAAAAGCAGTATTAAAAGAAGGATCGAGGAGCTTTCTTCTCTTTCATACTTGTCACCCGACGAGCTTCATCCTATCCAGAACATCTACCGCGAAACAGATATTCTTCTGGCTCGCGCATATGATCAACACAAGCTCTACACTGCGCTCCAAACAGAGTTAAATTTTAATACACTCCGCCTTGTTGAATCCATGAAATTAATACGTAACAGCATGAACGCAAAAATGTCAGAAGCCGCTAATCAAGGTACACAAATCGCGCATTCAAGCAAATACTACTTTATCCTCTTTACACTGATCTCTCTTGCAGCATCATTGGTTATAGGCCTGATTGTTTCAAAGATCATAACCAAACCAATAACGGTATTACGCGCGGCGACAGAAAAGATCTCTCAAGGAAAACTTAGCCAAAAAGTAGTGATCAGCTCAAAAGATGAAATAGGTGAACTTGGAAAATCATTCAATATTATGACTGATAAACTAATGAACTTTACAGATGAGGTACGCACTAAAAATGAAGAGCTCGAAAACACAAACAAAAAAGTATCACATACAAACAAAGAATTACATACCGCGCTCGATGAATTGCAAATCAAAACAGTACGTTTAAACACGCTCAACAATGAACTGCAGAAAGTATCACGTCATAAAAGTGAGTTTCTTGCAAATATGGGTCACGAATTACGCACACCCATGACGGCTATCATTGGATATACAAAACTCGTCTTAAAACAACTGGACGATACTTTGAGCGATAAGCACAAAAAGAATTTGCATAATGTACTCTTAAGCTCCGAACATCTCCTCACACTCATTAATGATATTCTTGATCTTTCAAAAATTGAAGCGGGAAAAATGCAGCTTAACTTTACCTCCTTTGATTTACGCGATGTAATTAATACGGTACTTACAATGGTAAAACCCATTGCAGACGAAAAAAATCTCACACTGATTCCTGACATTCCAGCTGAGCTACCAACAATGTATTCGGAATCTGATAAAATAAGGCAAATACTCCTTAACTTAATTGGAAACTCAGTAAAATTCACCCAAGAAGGAAACATCACAATCTCGGTAAAGATTGTAAAAATGACACTTATTGACCAAACCCATACAGATTTCGCGCTTATAGATGTTAAAGATACCGGTATCGGTATATCCGAAAATGATCACGAGTTAATATTTGAAGATTTCCGCCAATCTGACGGTTCAATTACCAGAAAATATGGTGGCACAGGTCTTGGTCTTTCAATATCAAGAAAACTTGCACGAATGGTGGGCGGTGATATCACGGTAAAAAGCACTCTTGGAGAAGGTTCTACCTTCAGCATTCACTTCCCTATTGACTATGAAGTTGAAGAAAACCTAAAGAATAAACTGATTCGACAAGATAAGCTATCAAAAGGATTTAAAACACTTGTTCTTGCAATAGATGATAATAAAGAATTCTTACTCACTATAAACAAAATGCTTACTGGTGAAGGATTTGACGTTGTTGACGCTATAAATGGAGTTGAAGCTATATCAAAAGCAAAAACGCTTCTGCCAAATATTATTATAACTGACATAATTCTTCCAAAAAAAAGCGGCTGGGACGTTATAGAAGAATTGCGAAATGATCCAAAAACTGTTCATATCCCCATTATTATCATTACAATTCTTGATAGAGATGAACTTGAAAAACATATCGGTTATAGTGAATATTTACAGAAACCAATCGGTAAAAATATACTTATAAGCACCATAAACAAGCACGTATCACAAATAAAGAAAACTGTTCTTGTTATTGATTCAAATCCCGCACTATCGAAGAAAATCACAACAGACCTTACCAAAGAAGGTTTTCTCATATTAAATACTTCTGATACACATAAAGCATTAGAACTGCTCTCAACGCATAAACCTGATCTGGTGCTATTTGATCCGGAATTAGAAAACAACAACGGGGATAAATTCTTTACCACATACTCGCAAAACACCACATATACAAAAACACCTCTTATTATTTTCACTAAGAGAAATTTTACCCATGATGAAAGAGTACAGCTTGACCGATATGCATTTAAGATAATCAGGAAAGATGATTCTTCACTAAGAAACATTTCTGAAGAGCTACTGGTCACATTAAAAGCGCTCTCTACATAA